The following proteins come from a genomic window of Solwaraspora sp. WMMA2065:
- a CDS encoding ABC transporter ATP-binding protein, which translates to MAGSGGMGGMGAGWGMLRSMRDGDQLRSHRVSRGTTRRIVAFAHPYRRDISVFLVTVVLAAGIGVATPVLAGDVVNTITAGRADAGATVVRLALLIAGLAVVDALLSLAQRWYAARIGEGIILDLRTRVFDHVQRMPLQFFTRTQTGALVSRLNNDVIGAQRAFTSTLSGVVSNVIQLVLTAAVMFTLSWQITALSLVLLPIFIVPARRVGKRLAEITRESYDLDAKMNATMTERFGVAGALLVKLFGQPEVEARRFAERADRVREIGIQSAMYSRTFFVAMLLVASLAQALTYGLGGWLAVTGAVSAGTVVTLALLLTRLYGPLTALSNVRVDVMSALVSFDRVFEVLDLAPSIAERPDAVVVPPGSSRLEFRDVRFRYPSAAEISLASLEDVATLDRTVSEPVLRGVSFTVEPGQLVALVGPSGAGKSTTAMLVSRVYDVSDGEIRVGGVDVRDATLDSLRDTIGVVTQDSHLFHETIAENLRYARPDATDDQMWAALRGAQVDGLVRALPDGLDTVVGERGYRFSGGEKQRIAIARLLLKAPSIVILDEATAHLDSESEAAVQRALSVALTGRTALVIAHRLSTVRDADQILVLDEGRIVERGRHAELIAAGGLYAELYRTQFAMADSPTPYLDDTGLDPVTAGSGRAFPAEQDLPPPSGTAAG; encoded by the coding sequence ATGGCTGGATCCGGTGGGATGGGTGGCATGGGGGCCGGCTGGGGCATGCTGCGTTCGATGCGCGACGGCGACCAGCTACGTTCCCACCGGGTCAGCCGGGGCACCACCCGGCGGATCGTCGCCTTCGCCCACCCGTACCGGCGGGACATCAGCGTCTTCCTGGTAACCGTCGTGCTGGCGGCCGGCATCGGGGTCGCCACCCCGGTCCTCGCCGGCGACGTGGTGAACACGATCACCGCCGGTCGCGCCGACGCCGGCGCGACCGTGGTCCGGCTGGCCCTGCTGATCGCCGGTCTCGCCGTGGTGGACGCGCTGCTCTCCCTGGCCCAACGCTGGTACGCCGCCCGGATCGGTGAGGGCATCATCCTGGACCTGCGGACCCGGGTCTTCGACCACGTGCAGCGGATGCCGTTGCAGTTCTTCACCCGGACCCAGACCGGTGCGCTGGTCAGCCGGCTCAACAACGACGTGATCGGCGCCCAGCGGGCCTTCACCTCGACGCTGTCCGGTGTGGTCAGCAATGTCATCCAACTGGTGCTCACCGCCGCGGTGATGTTCACCCTGTCCTGGCAGATCACCGCGCTGTCCCTGGTGCTGCTGCCGATCTTCATCGTGCCGGCCCGCCGGGTCGGCAAGCGGCTCGCGGAGATCACCCGGGAGTCGTACGACCTCGACGCCAAGATGAACGCCACGATGACCGAGCGGTTCGGGGTCGCCGGCGCGCTACTGGTCAAGCTCTTCGGCCAGCCCGAGGTCGAGGCACGCCGGTTCGCCGAGCGGGCCGACCGGGTCCGGGAGATCGGCATCCAGTCGGCGATGTACTCGCGTACCTTCTTCGTGGCGATGCTGCTGGTCGCCTCGCTCGCCCAGGCGCTCACCTACGGACTCGGCGGCTGGCTGGCGGTCACCGGCGCGGTCAGCGCCGGCACCGTGGTGACCCTGGCCCTGCTGCTCACCCGCCTCTACGGGCCGCTGACCGCGTTGAGCAACGTGCGGGTCGACGTGATGAGCGCGCTGGTCTCCTTCGACCGGGTGTTCGAGGTGCTCGACCTCGCCCCGTCGATCGCCGAGCGCCCGGACGCCGTCGTCGTGCCGCCCGGCTCGAGCCGACTGGAGTTCCGCGACGTCCGGTTCCGGTACCCCAGCGCCGCCGAGATCTCGCTGGCCTCGCTGGAGGACGTCGCGACGCTCGACCGCACGGTCTCCGAGCCGGTGCTGCGCGGGGTGTCGTTCACCGTGGAGCCGGGGCAGCTGGTCGCCCTGGTCGGCCCGTCCGGCGCCGGCAAGAGCACCACCGCCATGCTGGTCTCCCGGGTGTACGACGTGAGCGACGGCGAGATCCGGGTGGGTGGGGTGGACGTGCGTGACGCGACACTCGACTCGCTGCGCGACACCATCGGGGTGGTCACCCAGGACTCCCACCTGTTCCACGAGACGATCGCGGAGAACCTGCGGTACGCCAGGCCGGACGCCACCGACGACCAGATGTGGGCGGCGCTGCGCGGCGCGCAGGTCGACGGGCTGGTCCGGGCCCTGCCGGACGGGCTGGACACGGTGGTCGGTGAGCGCGGCTACCGCTTCTCCGGCGGCGAGAAACAGCGGATTGCCATCGCCCGGCTGCTGCTCAAGGCACCGTCGATCGTCATCCTCGACGAGGCCACCGCCCACCTCGACTCGGAGTCCGAGGCGGCGGTGCAGCGCGCCCTGTCGGTCGCGCTCACCGGCCGTACCGCACTGGTCATCGCGCACCGGCTGTCGACGGTGCGCGACGCGGACCAGATCCTCGTCCTCGACGAGGGCCGGATCGTGGAGCGCGGTCGACACGCCGAGCTGATCGCCGCCGGTGGGCTGTACGCCGAGCTGTACCGAACCCAGTTCGCGATGGCCGACTCGCCGACCCCGTACCTCGACGACACCGGGCTGGATCCGGTGACTGCCGGGTCGGGTCGGGCATTTCCGGCCGAACAGGACCTGCCCCCGCCGTCGGGCACCGCCGCCGGATAG
- a CDS encoding enoyl-CoA hydratase/isomerase family protein produces the protein MTVSGGVRLDYDGPVATVTLDRPDVLNAQTPQMWRALRGIGRELRGDVRVVVVRGAGRAFSAGLDRGAIQALLDPSAAGGTDADLAATDHPRADSPGDGPPGDDPTPPPLAALSPDECAARIAEYQEAFTWLARPDVISVAAVHGPAVGAGFQLALGCDLRVLADDARLRMAEVTLGLVPDLGGTRRLVDLVGYARALEICVTGRWLDAAEADRLGLANLVVPATELAPAVADLVAAVLAGPRDAVVEIKALLTGATDRTPAAQLRAEREAQTRRIRDLTGAGE, from the coding sequence TTGACCGTGTCCGGTGGCGTACGACTCGACTACGACGGGCCGGTCGCGACAGTGACGTTGGACCGGCCCGACGTGCTCAACGCTCAAACCCCGCAGATGTGGCGGGCGCTGCGCGGCATCGGCCGGGAGCTGCGCGGCGACGTTCGCGTCGTGGTGGTCCGCGGCGCCGGTCGGGCCTTCTCCGCCGGCCTCGACCGGGGCGCGATCCAGGCACTGCTCGATCCCAGCGCTGCGGGTGGCACCGATGCGGATCTCGCCGCGACCGACCATCCGCGAGCCGACTCGCCTGGTGACGGTCCGCCTGGTGACGATCCGACCCCGCCGCCGTTGGCCGCCCTGTCGCCGGACGAGTGCGCCGCCCGGATCGCCGAGTACCAGGAGGCCTTCACCTGGCTGGCCCGCCCCGACGTGATCAGCGTCGCCGCCGTGCACGGGCCGGCCGTAGGCGCCGGATTCCAGCTTGCCCTCGGCTGCGACCTGCGCGTCCTGGCCGACGACGCCCGGCTGCGGATGGCCGAGGTGACCCTCGGCCTGGTGCCGGACCTCGGTGGCACCCGGCGACTCGTCGACCTGGTCGGCTACGCCAGGGCCCTGGAGATCTGCGTCACCGGTCGCTGGCTCGACGCGGCCGAGGCCGATCGGCTCGGGCTGGCCAACCTGGTGGTGCCCGCGACGGAGCTGGCCCCGGCCGTCGCCGACCTGGTCGCGGCCGTGCTGGCCGGGCCCCGCGACGCGGTCGTCGAGATCAAGGCCCTGCTCACCGGAGCCACCGACCGCACCCCCGCCGCCCAGCTGCGCGCCGAGCGGGAGGCGCAGACCCGACGGATCCGGGACCTGACCGGAGCCGGCGAGTAG
- a CDS encoding helix-turn-helix domain-containing protein codes for MAATGTAATTEKGRRIVGAERQTLAKDLVKRYTSGESIRALAASTGRSYGFVHRVLTESGVQLRQRGGARRRKKG; via the coding sequence ATGGCAGCCACCGGCACAGCCGCCACCACCGAGAAGGGTCGCCGGATCGTCGGAGCCGAGCGTCAGACCCTGGCCAAGGACCTGGTCAAGCGGTACACATCCGGCGAGAGCATCCGCGCCCTTGCGGCCTCCACCGGCCGCTCGTACGGGTTCGTCCACCGGGTGCTCACCGAGTCCGGCGTGCAACTGCGCCAGCGTGGCGGCGCTCGGCGTCGCAAGAAGGGGTGA